TACAGCTTTGCGATttagaaattataaataaaacttgAGAAAAAGAGACTGGGATTTATGTCCACCAACAGAATTTCAATCTTTTAATCAGCATTTTGTAGCAACGCCATTAAATACCAAAGTTCCACTTACGTGACTACTGAGGAAAAACCACAGCTTATTTCAGTTAAAAGACAACTTGGCCCCAGTCAAAAGATTTTGGCAGTCTTACTGGAAGAAACATCACTATGCCTTTGCTACAACTTAATCTTGCCAACATGAGGGAGATGAGTTTGGAAAACTGTAAAACTACATTCATGACAATTAATAGAAAGCAAGGCTTATAAAGCTCAAACTGGACATGAAACTGATGAATAGAAAATTATGACCTAAGGTGGGCCACAGAAAATGATGATCTATGGTGGGCATAAGCGTATGTTGTACCTTGCATCATCTTTAACTGCTTCCCAATTGCAAGCTCCACCTCCACcctttttgtcttctgcttttactCCTCTAAAAACAAAACGGGTTTCTGAGTTTAAGAGCTTTTTAAATTAGGaccagtatttattttttgccagCCAACTTGGATAGAGAAAAAGGGAACAGAATACTTAGAGACGCTACTGCAGTGCTGACGATTGTTTACTTGTACACCAGGTTAAGAAGCAGTGCACAGAACACTTACGTGTTACCATTCCGACTGTGTCTTTGAagttcccatttttctttttcatcagagCCATCAACACTTCTATTTAGTTCACCACCTCTTCCTCTACCTTGCATTCTGTCTCTTCCACTACCACGACCTCTTATTGGCCTTTCATAGTCTAATCTTTCAGTTGGCCCATAATCTCTAGCCAGATTTTTGTTCCTACAGAACAGttaacaaggaagaaaaagaaatggtatGGTTGTATTTGTGCAGACATCAGTGTATGAGAGCTACGGGACAATTTTTTAGAGCGCATCTTTTCACAGCACACAGTACAGTTACTagttttgtcattaaaaatggACATAAACTGAACTCGGGGAATTATTACAGATAACAGGAATAGAAATTTCAGATGTTCATTGCTAACACTGGAAACATTAGAGAAGTCAAATAAAACACTATAAAACTAAAACCTTCCAACAGCTTTATCAGGCAATAGCTCCACTGTCTAAACCCAGATTTATATGCAACTGCTAAAAACTTCAGGGAACTTACTTTAATCACAATAGTTGGTATTTAGCAAGAACAGCCATGCTCTCAAGTGTCAAAGGTTTAGGTGGAATTTTCTAGTACttatgaagaaagcaaaatttataTGTATTCACTGTCCAAGCAGTACATAGTATGACAAaggtttcttttcagtttaaacaGTAAAACTCATTAAACTTGGAACCTGCACCACGAGTTCTGCAAAGCTTGGTACTGGAGGTCAGAAATGAACATTTACGTTACAGACTAGAGGTTACATTCTAAGATCTTTACTCTTTTCAGTTTCACCTTATATTTCTAACATTTAACAAAACCACTCCAAATCAGTCTGTGAGGAAGCTGAAATTACAGCTCTGACAGGCATGAGCTAAATTGTCTGGCAACAAATCTACACACTAATAATGCGACCATGCCTTCAAGTCACATGTGCCTACAATATCTGTTTTAAGAAGGTTAAGtctttcccttcccacccctgtgCAGATCCCCTACAAGGCACCTTACTTCTCCCTGTATGATACATACCTTTCCATTGTGATTTCCGCTTGTCTTCCTGTTTCAGAGGAACGGTACTGCCTGGAAGATGGTCTCCATTcagttttgtcttctttcacCTCTGCTCCTTTGTTATTGGATCCTTGCTGTTCTCCCTTCGTAGGTGCTTGCTTCTTGcctagacacacacacacacacacacacacacatatatatatataactagcagtttaaaaacaactgaATTGCAGTTACCAAGCTACTGACTGGAATAGACTGATTACACCTTACAGTCTTCTACCTTACTTTTAGCAATGACAGTGGGGGAAAGAGGAGGGCTGTTTGAGGCAGGCATTAGTTGTTCATCATGAGACAACACAACTCCTGCCAGATGAGCTGAATTTAGAAGTCTGAGTCTGCGCCCCTCCTTTAAGCTCACAGCTGTGGTATCCAACAACCAGAGGAGAGACATGTCCTTCTACTACTGTTCTATTCTGTGGAGGAGAGGACCATTCACCAACACTACAAGTCACTGAGGTTTAAGTAGAAGAAAACGAAGCAGTAAGTACAAAGGCTCCAACACCACTAATTGATTCTAGGATGTCCACATATTCCAAGATAAAACATATGTCAGCTTTTTGGGGCTTTGTTCAACCATTGTTGGTGTtaaggaggaggaggttgggCAGGGTGAATGCAGAGAAATTGTGTAttataagagaaaataaattgagGTTATCCACTCAACCCACATACAACTAGCATAAGATTAAAGTTCATTTATGAACTTGCATAAGTTTTCATTTCATCAGtgctcccttcccccttttACCAAATTCTGTGCTGTATTTGTGACAAAGCGAGCAACCCTTTTGTCTACTAGGCTCCTGTACTTACACTATTGGATGAAAAGGTGCTGGTTTAAGTCAATCAAGCAAGGAACTACAGAAACACTGCTCTTAGGCCAATGAAACTGAGCAATTCTTTCCAAAAGAAGGACCTGTGCAATGCTGAGCAAGCTGCTGAACTCAGGTTAGTGGACAAGTGACACTCCTGCCTACTGGGTGTCCATTGCCAGCACATAAAGAGCAAAAAGCCTATACTATGTCACAATATTAAGACACAAATTCATAGCTCCATAGAAATGCCCATATAAGATCTCTGATCAAAGCCTAGGTGGAAAGCACAAAGTCTGGTAACATCATCTCTTAAAAGGAAGAACTTCAAAGAACTATCCAGTCAGTGAATAAGGTAGAAGAGTGGTAAATAAAGTTTTCTGTTATGCAGTAAGGACAGTCATATCTGCATGCAGAAGATAAGGTTTATTTGTGCTGCAGACGCAGCCCcagctttggttttctttaaagcacAAACAGCTTGACACAATATATTCCAGTAATTCTCTCTTCTCAAGATCTGGAGTTTCTCGAACCTAGAGCAGCAAGCATATTTGTGCCCCCAAAACTGCAATGTAATCTCTGGCTAATGGCCAACTCTTGAAACCAGTTTCTGAATAAGCTTTTCAAATCAGGatgctttaagaaaaagcaaaattacaaaaaatacagaaatgtacaTGCTGTGGTGAAACATGCCTGACTCTATGCACATCTCAACTACACCACTAACTATACAAGTGTTAATTACAAACTGGAATCTTGCTGTGGAAAAAGTGACTACTCATTTCTGACCtaatttttgcttattttgtttgGATCTGAATGTGCAACTGCAATACAAGAGtgagtttttatttatttttgagccTCTCACTGGCTATCAGAAGCATCAGTTATTCTAAACAGAATAACTTGGGAAGAATGCAGTAGTCAGAGACCACCTTCCCTATGTGCTTAGTATTAACCTCAATTTCACCTTCATATTCAAAGAGCTCCTTAACACTAGTAAAGCAGTGccaaaaaaatgaagatgcaaaagtaattttaaaacaatggtCTCTGGTTCTGTTACCCAGTACCAATTAAAAGTACTTCAGAACAAGTGTTCTTGCCACATACATGTCACTAGCACTAATTATCCTAGACAAAGCAATCTACTCTGATTTCAGTGCAAGGCTATTTCACTTTGATACTAACAGGTGGCTATAATTACTGCAGATGGATGttaaaaacctgaaagattATTTGTGGCACTTACTACCTGTATAGAACATTTTTAACTGGTTTGGCAGACATGCAGCAGGGGATTAAAACAGTATACAGCAACTACACCCCTCTAACAGGCCAAGTCACCCTCAGGGCAGAGGCTTGTGACCTGCTTGTGAATCAGTTCAAATACCAGCACAACTTTCAGCTCTGCATATAAGGGCAAACTAAACTGGAGCTTGGCATCAGTGATACCATAAGGTATCAAATTTTAATCCTCTGCCATACATGTGTCCCAATGTAgactcatttttatttaaggatCTGAAAGGCCACCTACCCttgggggcggtgggggtggggggaagagagaaaaaaaccatgAGAAATCTTGTGTAGCACTGCCATAATAACTGTCACTTAAAAAGAGCTGGGCTATGCTCATTAACTGCCTTTCCAAGTACACGCCAATTTTGTCTGCTTGTACAGGTACACAGGTTTTCttcaaacccacaaaaacagcTCAGAGTTTTGTAGATCATCTACCTGAGGTCTTAATAATCATGCTGAAAACTGAAGATCGCTCTTTTCCAGTTACCAAGTTTAGTCTCTCTTTAAAgtgtttttcctgtgtcttaCATCTGTCACCTGTATTCAGCCGAAGATGTTGCTCACCGTTCCCCACCTCACCACCCCTTCTCTGGGAGGTTACTGCAGCAGCCCAATATGTCAGCTCAGCTGCCTGTCATTTTACTTTCCAAACTGAGGAATCAGAAGAGAAATCTAATGCTCAAAGTGTTTCATCAGacctagctttttttttttttcagaagcagcagctgagctaTTATTAGAGAAAGTCATCTGTAAACACTAAAATTACCAGGTGCTAGAACTAAAcattgctaaagaaaaaaagcccagttTCACAAGCCATTGTTAAAACTCTAAATCTTACAGTGCTAACATATTCAAGTAGTTTTCACTTTCCCTAGAATAACACTTTACCTTCAGTACTACTTTTGTTTATACTGCAGCATTTAGATGGGAAGactcctttaaaaatgtttttaacaaaCAACATATCACAAACTCgcaactttatttttaagaccTGCATTGCCTGACTTCCCAGTCACTGGATATCTATGTGTTAAGAGATGGATTCAAAACAATGCAGCGATATCTAACTGCCTTTGCAGTGTTATCTAGCTCCCACCAAGTTTCTCCATGCAGATCAGCTATTCTCAAACAAGTAGGACTTGAGCTTGGGAAAAGATAGTTTTCTAGGTTTTGTGGGCTCTTCACTGACTCCAACTAAGACAGCCTGCTCTCAtcggttttttttttaattattagttttaagggggagaaagaaaaaagggttttGTGCAGCAAACCTCAGCTTCAGATGAACACCACAAGGagcccagcctgcagctgctATCAGTCACTGCAAGCAGGAGCAGAAATCTTGGTCTGTTTCTCCCATTCCCTTAGGTAAGGAGCATGGCAGGTGAGAATGGCAGCTGGCAATCAATTCACATCTTGAGGGAGGTTGCTGCCACAAAGAGCACCAAAAACTTGTATTCTGACCTAAACTCCATCTGACAATGCTGCATCATGGTGTTTTATGAATTCTCACATGCCTGAGACAAACTCATCCCACCACAATAGCTGACACTCAAACCTGGTGAGACGATTCCATCAATACTCCACTTCCACAAATGCAGCCTGGGATGCAGAAGTGCAAAGCAAAGAGTTACTTCTATTTTGCCCAAGCGGCACACACAggaacagagaagcagcaaactgAGTGTAGTTTTGATACAGTCAGGATGAACATTAGATCAACCACAGTAACCAGATGAAAGACTTCTATGTCTTACAGCAtgcatttgaagaaagaaaaaagcaatgacAAAATACTTTCCACCTGGCAATTTACCCTTAGAGGTTTTCTGAATCAAAGACCGTAAGCACTGATTTATGGAGGACAGATCTACAGACAGGCTGCCATGCCTTCGCCCAGACTGCTGTCTGAATAGATACATGCTTGTATACATCAGCATCACCCTACAGCAAGATGTACCACAGGTCAATTACAGTCTCTGTAGAAAAACCATTCCTTATTTCAGCAAAAACTGTCTGAAATAGTATccctttatttctgtaaaataagaaacaataaGTATTCTTTGCGTTCTCCAAGTCTCACCTGCAGTTCTATACACTCTTTTTGTATCCTCAGACACCCCctctcaaaacaaaaaccttaatTTGAATTTCTCCCAATACACAAATCTTTCTGTAAGATTCATCATGCACGTCACTCTAGTGtgctttttgtaattttaaaatctttgcacTGAACAAGAGCAGACGCGCTTCAAGATGTGGGAAAGTAAGATTCCTTCAAAGGCATAACAAttcctgttctgttttccttacTACTGCTACCTCAGAAATTCCCAACTCTGCTTACCTCCTAGATGGCAACTGGAAAGAGACCTGCTGTTCTAATCTTAACAGTCCCAATGACTCCAAGCTCTCTTTCCTAAACTACTATAGTTTGAATTAGAAAAATCTTCCACTTTGCAGTATAGCTTGCAACACTGCCCCCACCTTGATCCATGTTCTCCCATACATATTACTTTACACTTACTGACAGTTAATTCCCTCTGACATTTTATAGCTCATTTACAGTACATAATTCATGTCATTGCCCTGCGACTCTTTTTCTACTGGGCTAAATAACCTTGTACCAACAAACCTCAGTTATTTAGCCCTCTCACAGGTCTTTTAGCACAGACTTCCCATCCACCTGcatacacacaaaataaaaaatttaaacagtGCTTGAggtttttcatttcagacaaGTTTCAACTGCCTTGTAGATGTTAAAACAAAGCTAACTGCAGCACGATCACTGGTCCTAAATTCAGTTCTCTCTTTCCACTTATTCCAAGAGAcccttctttcctctgctttcagcttaacagctcatttttaaataaaaaagatctGAGCCTCAAGAAACAATTTAATGGGAGTTCAGAGGAGATGAAGTAAGTACAAACACCAAACAGGAATACTGCTCTAGTTGGTCTGGAATGGGGACAAGTGAAGAAGCTGTGCTATAATTCAAGGACCTCTGTCATTAATTGTGGGTGCTTGCAAAGACACTACTTCATTACCATCTCAGTAACACAATAATACCTATACACGGACATTGATCTTCCTTTACAATACAGCTGCATGACTGCAAACAGTAAAAGACAGTTCACTCTCAGGGACTTGTTTTGCGGTATTTCAGAGTACATCACATTTAAGACTGCACAAACAATCTTACTTCCTCCCCTTTGCATGTGCGTGTCCACGCGATGTTAATTCCAAACTTCTAGCAATTAATTTTGTGAACTAAAGCATGGCTAATTACACGATTTGCAGAATAATACCACAGTAtcccaaaatacaaaaaaaaggcTTCAGCTATTGCATGCAACACACCAAAGAAAGACACATGGAGTTAGTCTCTATTCTgtggtattttgttttcatgtgtgCCAGTACTCAATTACAGAATTGCCTACTGCAGCTTTCCTTTGGGCAATCCTTACGACTACTTAGCTGAAAGAATGATAttggaataaattatttaaaaataagaaaattgaaATCAGTGTAAGACGAAATTCCCCAGAAAATATTCCGTGCCATATTAACTTAAAACCGTAACTAAAAACTCAAACACATAAGTATTGAGGAACTACATCTAAATGTTACACGAGTCATCAAATGTACATGAAAGAACAAAACCTTTTAGAGGTATTAGCAACAAAGGTTTAGAGATTTCAACAGAACAGAAGTTATTACTGCATCATCAACAAATTTAATTTGCCTGGACCGGTAAAGAATGCAAGCTCTGCAACTGGGCCTTTTGAATAAAGAGCTGGCAAATGCAGTTTGGCCACTGTGCTAAGAATGAACTAAGTTAATGTTAAGTGGTGCAATTATAAGAGCTGTAATACCTACAAACAGCCTTTACCCATATCCTCAGCATACAGgctaaaaatcacaaaacaccACAGttggtaaaagagaaaaaaaatacatcattaaAGTCAAAAGTGTAGGTTTTGGTACACTATGGAATAGGAGTCTGTTTCCTCcttaaagaaagatttaaaaatagtctctACAGTTGTGTCAATTCATAACAAATAGTTTGGATTCTAAAGGTCAAAGTCCTAGATTATCTAGCAAAGTCCTCCCAGTATGTttgtttcaaactgaaaaacatCTTGAGAAATTATGTAAAAACTCCCCTGGAAAAGGCAGTGAAGaactaagttaaaaaaaatggtgtCTTACAGAACTTTGTGAGTAAACCTTCCACTCTAACATCAAAACATAACACTAGAAGTTGTCTCTCAGACTACTGTAAAACTTTTTTATATAGCAAAATCGAAAACTAGGCTTGCTTCAAGTCTTTCTAAAGGTAAAGACTATTTTGTCCAGATTTGATGTGCTCAAGAAATAAtacaacaataaaacaaaaatcacgAAACTCTTAAGAACACTTTTTGTAACTCAAAGAAGCAAAATGCCCCAGTAATTGGATAAAACAGTCTGGAGGGGGTCTaaaggagggccatgaagaagaccaaagggctggagaagctgtactgtgaggaaaggctgaaggagttaggtctcttctccctggagaagaaaaggcttagGGGAAACCACATCACAGTATTCCAGTACCCAAAGTGCAGCTACAAAGTGGATGGAGGCTCTTTCTTCACTGGGACCTGCATGGAAAAGACAAGGGACAACAGGAGAGGTTTCATCTCAGTATCAGAAATATATAACTATCAcctggaacaacctccccagggacatgGTGGAAGCCCTGTCACTTGAGGTTTTCAAGATGCTATTGTACAGGGTGCTACATGATCTCTTCTAGGCTGCCTTTCCCAcgaaaggttggaccagacaATCCTTTGAGGTGtcttccaacctgggctgttctgtTCTGTAATGACTCTGAACACTGGTACAATACACACTGAATTTTGTCCTTTTAACCATAATAACACAATCCAATCCAGATGGGTCTAGATGCTTCTTTATGGTGTTTAATTCCTAATCAGTTAAATGAAATGAGAGGGAGCTATGcctaaaatgtgaaaaaaaaaaaatcactatggaagactggaaacaaaattctttttttaaagatgagttTTGTCAGTTTCATAATTTAGTAATTTTAAtcaatattatttatttccccAAACAGAGGTGCACTTTTCCAGCAGTGCATCCATCCATCATTAGAAGCTTTATGCCACACTGAGCTGGTACAAGGATCTTCCTGAGTGGTTACTCACATCTCAGCCATTAAGCCAATAGTCCCCTGAATCTTTTACTGTATCCAGAGGTTTCCTGGTTGAATCCTGTAAAACAAGTCAACTTGGTATGGCCCAAATAAAAAGCTGCTCCCCCACCTTTCCAAAAACAACCAGATTTTTCACTCAATACGCCAAATTGCTTTGCACTTGTCAGCTATGCCATCGCTGTATTTGCCCTAAGCCAGAGGGTGATCCCCACCCTTCCAAGCAGGCTTGCTAAGACAGCACATCCAGAGGAGGAGCACACAGACAGGACCAAGTCTGAACTCTCTGCCTGTGTCCTGAGCACTGCACTTTTACAACAAGCCCAGACAAAATCCAGGATAACCACTTTCTTTAGAGAAGGGCATAATTTTTCAGACCAAATAACTCTTAATATAGGTGTTAGTTCACTTTCACAAATGCTACTATAGGCCAGCAGTCTTTTCTTCACCTTAAATTagcaggaaattaaaacaaggTCCACATACCTGATGCCTCTATATGAGAAACTGGGTTTCTCGGTATCAAGATAGCAGAAAATAGTCAAAGACACTCCACAGAGTCACTGTGTATTACCACAGAATTACACTCAATACCTGTATACTTAAGATACCTATAGACAAGTTGGAGGTAAAGGATGCTCCCTCACATACTTCCACGCTCTGGTAGGTTACTGACAATCACCAGTCTTGTTCAAGAACTTTTTCATCAAAACTTGAGACTCTGCTGTTCACTGAACAGGCTCCTTCACCTTCTGTTGATAACCACAGCAAAGCATCCTCTAAATAAGATAAGCCTGTTACTAGTGTGAGTATTGGTCTTACAGGCAGAGATCTCTGCCCAAGTCATATAACTGCAGAGGAAATCTCAAAAGACTAGTTTCATACAACTGTCCAAAGGTACAGTGACACCTTGTTCAGATCATCCCCTACAAAGATGCTCATTAACTAGTGCATATTTGGCCTTGAAAGATTCTCTGCTCTACAAGGCCAGATAATCGCCGTTGGAGCAGTGTAAGACTAAGCCTATGCAACAGAATTGGTAGCACTGGCAATGGCTTAGTGGAGCTATAAACCCGATTCAGAGACCACACCCTTTTCTGGGGCATTAAAATACACAGTTTGGTTACTGTGAATTTAACAGGAACATTTACTAcaggaataatttaatttcttaagaaTAGTTAATGTGGTAAGCCTTATTGCCTGCTGCAGGAGAATGGGAATTTACAACAACTCAAGAGGGTAAAACCAGAGCCTCTGCAGAGACTCCCAATATTTGGAAAccatcagccagctctcagaCACCTTAAGTACTGAATCCAGCAACCTGAAGCTCAACAGCAGGTGAGTAATAACAAGCACTCTCACAAAATGCCTCCAAATGCAAGGAGCTATAACCCAGTAAAGCtttcagctgcagagaggaCTGAGCCAGACATCCCGATATAAAAGCCGACTGGCTCCCTATTCCCCCAAGAAGCATTTAGCATCAAAACCCAGCAGCTGACAGACAACCCAGACTGTTCCTGAACGCTGCGCTGAAGAGTTCACCCAGGAAATAAGGTTTTATTCAAAGGTTTGGGCATCAACGCCAACTGAAGGCAAACTAAGCACAGATCCCAGACATGTTATACCCCAGAAGAAGCTGAAGTGCCAGAGACTTCGCAGGTACCAAGGAAAAAAGCCTGGCATGAAGCACCGGAGGACAACAGCCAGGGTGACAAGCGATGAGACGCACCAACAGGGATGCCAAACCGGCACAACCACAGTCGCCGCAGGGGAAGAGTTGAGGCTCTCCCTTGGTTTCTTAGGCGTGTTTCCGAAGTTTCCATTTGCGGGCCCAAAGGGCCCTTTTCCCTCCCGACACCTCCCCcacgcccccggccccgccggccgcgAGGCGCCGCCAGACCGCCCCGGGAGCGCCCCCGAAAGCGCTCTGGTTGCCGCCCGTTTCCCCAAGGGGACTGTCAGGTACTCATTCACACCGACATAAAAACACAGCAACCGTCCAGCCGCGCCGCAGGGCCGAGGCTGCccgcaccgccgccgccgccgcggggagcGGGAGCACCGGCTGCCGCCGCCCGTCCCCCCGCCTCGCCCCGCTGCGGAGGCGCCGGCGGCGTACCGGACTGCAGCTGCCACCCGGGCACGGAGGGGCTGCCGGACTGCCTGCGCTCCCTCTGAGACTCCCGCCTGCCGGCGGCCCTCCTGCCCGCCTCGCTGCGCTTCTGccgctgctcctgctgctgctgccgccggcgGCACTCGGCCTCCCGCACGACGTCGAAGGGGTCCGAGTCGTCGTCCAGGAGCTGGGAGAAGCGGTTGGTGATGGTGCAACCGAAGTCCTCCTGCATGACGCCAGCCACCGAGCCGGCCACCGACTTCTTCATCTCCGCGGACAACCTACACGCACAAACGCAGGCACGGGCAAACGCACGGGCACGGGCACGGGCACacgcagacagacagacagagagaggcAGTTGGAGCTCCAGCGGCGGTGACGGTGCGCGGGGCCGAGGCAAGGCGGAGAGAGCGCGGCACGGACACGCACACGGACACGCACACGGACACGGACACGGACACGCACACGGACACGCACACGGACACGCACACGGACACGCACACGGACGCCGCGCCAGACCCGGCGCGGCACTACTCAGACCGCCGCACCGCTGCCGCGGCTGCCGCCGGTGCCCCGCCTTCCCCCGGGCGCCGCTGGCCAATCGAGCTTTCGGAGACCCCGGccgtcccgccgccgccacctatCAACGCCGCCAGCCCCGCCCACCGCAGGCAGGCGCGACCAATGCTAAATAACGGCAAGAGCGAGCGACCAATCCCTACTTTAGGCTCCGCCCCGCTCCTGACATGCTGCTATGGTCAATTAGCGTGCAGCGCCGGCGCAGTCAATAACGGCCCGCTGGCCAATGGGGGTGTGCTGCTCGCCCGGGGCACGGATTCGGCCTGGTTAATTATTCATGAGATATGCATTATTCAGGAGCCGCCCGGCGGCGGCCATTGCGCGACCGGGGAGGCGGCTGGGGCCGGCCCACGGGCAGAGCCTCGGCTACAcggcgggcggccgcggccgccccgcaccTATGTGTGCACGGTCTGGGTATGCTATTCAGTAAGAGTTTATAACCTGACGTCATCACACGACTCTGTCACCACGGGTCTTTTCATGTAACCCACGTCCACTAACAGGTGGCTTCAATATAAGACGGAGCCCGGGAGCTCCAAGGGCAGCTCCGCTTTCAGTGGCAGCGCACTCGCGTGAGCCACCCTGGTATTCCCAGAGAACTGACTTACCCCTTTCCTTCCAAAGCCCCGTCGGCGCTCGCCGTGCCAGCGAGCCTCTGCCAGCACGTGCGCTAACGCTTCCAACAGCTTACGAGCGCATCCTCGCAGCGGGGCGTAGGGCTTTCACGGTTTAACCCGGAGAGCCGCTCTGGTCAGCAGAACCAGTGACCGGagcccccctgccctggggctaTACCTGCCGGCGCCTCTCCGGCTACAGGAGCTGTGCCGGCCACCGCCGGCGATGCCCGGAGCCACCTCGAGTCCTTTTGCTATCTCTGTGGTTAGTACCGACCCGACGACCAACAGCGCAAACACTCCTGGAGACTCAGCAGGGTTCGTCCTTCATGCAAAACAACCCAGCTACTGCGATCAGCTGCAATAACCCCACACACATGCTGTAAAACTGCCAGCCCTTCAGGCACCATCGCCCAAGGAATGCCAGCTGCAGTCGTGATTTCTGTGATGAGGCTATGGGAACACCTTGTCTGTTACGATAAC
The DNA window shown above is from Phalacrocorax aristotelis chromosome Z, bGulAri2.1, whole genome shotgun sequence and carries:
- the HABP4 gene encoding intracellular hyaluronan-binding protein 4 isoform X2, with product MKKSVAGSVAGVMQEDFGCTITNRFSQLLDDDSDPFDVVREAECRRRQQQQEQRQKRSEAGRRAAGRRESQRERRQSGSPSVPGWQLQSGKKQAPTKGEQQGSNNKGAEVKEDKTEWRPSSRQYRSSETGRQAEITMERNKNLARDYGPTERLDYERPIRGRGSGRDRMQGRGRGGELNRSVDGSDEKEKWELQRHSRNGNTGVKAEDKKGGGGACNWEAVKDDASGMEQNAPMEETAATAEKPGLCEGEPRNKVAEGQPMEELVQEMTLDEWKNLQQQNRPKPGFNIRKPESTVPSKAVVIHRSKYRDDLQKTCEDSHVFRRPANDITSQLHINFGSLPRPGCGSRGARGGRGCGRQVEETGSQRQVVQLVAPNPDDPEDFPALA
- the HABP4 gene encoding intracellular hyaluronan-binding protein 4 isoform X1 encodes the protein MKKSVAGSVAGVMQEDFGCTITNRFSQLLDDDSDPFDVVREAECRRRQQQQEQRQKRSEAGRRAAGRRESQRERRQSGSPSVPGWQLQSGKKQAPTKGEQQGSNNKGAEVKEDKTEWRPSSRQYRSSETGRQAEITMERNKNLARDYGPTERLDYERPIRGRGSGRDRMQGRGRGGELNRSVDGSDEKEKWELQRHSRNGNTGMEQNAPMEETAATAEKPGLCEGEPRNKVAEGQPMEELVQEMTLDEWKNLQQQNRPKPGFNIRKPESTVPSKAVVIHRSKYRDDLQKTCEDSHVFRRPANDITSQLHINFGSLPRPGCGSRGARGGRGCGRQVEETGSQRQVVQLVAPNPDDPEDFPALA